A segment of the Panicum hallii strain FIL2 chromosome 1, PHallii_v3.1, whole genome shotgun sequence genome:
TGATGGACCTTTAGCCGTGGCATCTAATTTTTGTCCCCATCGCTGCTTATATGATAGTACTGTATAAGTGATATTTCGATGCCTATCGCTGTCCCCATCACTGTCCGTTCAGCCATTCAGTCAGGCAACATTTCCATGCCTATCTCCTGGAGAACTTCATATATCTTAGCCTTACCGTTAAGGCTGCGCTTGAAATGACATGTGAAATATAGTTTACGTCCCAAATTGCTGCCGGTGCCATTGGTAATGTTGTAAGATAATCTTGTTTAGCTGAACCCGAACTCAAAGCACTGCCATTCATACATTGCAGCTACCAAGCACATAGTGCTTCTGAATGCAAGCTCACAACGTCGCCTTGGTGTCTGACAAAGTTGCCTTGATCAGCCGCTCCCTGAACTCGTCATCGTTGCTTGTGAGCATGTCTTTGAGTGACATTTCGATACCCCTCTCCCTCAACGCGTCGTGCCTCGGTCTGATCCTCCCCTCCAAGCTGAAAGCGAAGTAGTGCGGGAACTCGGACAGCTCCACCGCGGGGTCCCTCCCCATGCGCTCCGCGAGGAACTGGAGCTTAGGCGTGAGGTTGGTCTCGATCCCGTAGGAGAGGATGGCGGGCGCGCGCCTGAGGACCGCGCAGACGGCGGGGTCAGGGAGCCCCGTGGCGTCACGGAGGAAGAGGAGCTTGGGGAGGAGGGTGCGCTCGACGGAGAACGCCAGGAgcagcgcggcggcgagcgggagCGGCTCCCGGAGGagcgcgacgcggcggcggaggaagaggagagcGGGGCGGAGCGTGTCGGGCACGGAcgcggcgaggaggcgcggGGATCGGAGCACCGCGGCgcggaggtgcggcggcgggagcggcgCGTCGGCGGAGAGGAAGCGGAGGGGCTCGCCGGGCGGGGAGGTGAGGAGGGTGGGAAATGCGGAGAAGAcgcgcgcggcgtcgcgggcggAGAGGCCGTGGGAGGTGAGGAGGCGGAGGGAGTCGCGGAGGAGCGGGAGCGGCGCCGAGCGGAGCGCGGGGTTGGCGGCGAGGAGCGGGAACGGGTCGAGGTGGAGCTCGGACGAGAGGAAGTGGAGCTTGCGGCGGAACTCCACgccgcggccgccaccgccggcgccggtggCGGTGTGGGGAGAGGGGGCGGGAGGCGGGAGCGGGAGGCGCGTGCGGGCGACCATGGCGCGGAGGCGGAGTTTGGGTGGGGTTTGGGGGAGGAAGGCCGACGGCTGCTGTGTTATCCACTGCGGCGTTTGTTCCCTGCTCGGAGAGGAGCGACTCTGTGACCCGAGAGCCGTCCGTTCGTGCGATGGACGGTCCTGATGGTCAGGGTCTGAAGGAGGTTGACTCGGTCGACCTGGTCAACTCGGCTGCAGCAGGGCGTCCGTGAGCTGCGCCGCTCCTACCCGAGCGCCACGGTCGCCTACGCCGACTACTTCTACGCGTACGTGCGGATGCTGAGGGACGCCGGCAGGGCCAGTGATGGATCTACGATGCAAATCTAGAAGGGGTTTAATTTTCTCTTTCCCTTCCtccttcctctttttttttcttcttccttctcgtTATCTCCCTCATTTTCTTCATTCATAGTTGAAAATTGTTGGAAAAACTTTAGGAAGCTCCATGGGCTACGTAGGGGTAGGAGGCTCCAGCCCGCTGCATCCCTGGATCCGTCCCTGAGCAGAGCAAGGTTGGAAGGGGCGGCGATGACCAGGGTGTGttgcggcgccggcgccagcgGCGCGTACAACTTCGACATGGACTCCGGATATGCGGCGCGCCGGACGCGTCGGTGTGCGCGAGATCCGACGAGCGCCTCAGTTGGGACGCCATGCACCTGACGCAGCGCGCGTACCGCGTCATGACCGATTTGCTCTACCACAAGGGGTTCGCGTCCCAGCGCCGGTGGACCTTCCGGCGTCTTTTGGTAGAGTCTAATAGTCGACCTAGTTGGTGTTGTGAGTTTTCCACCATTTCTTTTGTTGTAAGCAAAGTTAATGCAACATGTGTATATTTAATTAACTTGCGAGCTTAATATCACTTTTAAGGTTTCAAAAGTCTGCAATTCCTCACTTTTGCTTTCACTGGTTATATCATATGAGTGCATCTCCTTTCCGTCATATATATACTGTGGGGGTATTTGTGTTCATACCCTTACTTTGAAGTGTAATTGTAATTTTACCCTTATttctttaattttataatttttcccCTTACTATTCACAAGTCAATACAATTTTACCCCTAATCAATGGTCAAAATGGGCAAATACGCTAAGACCAAGAGCAAAATCGTAATGATTTGTGAAAAATAAAAGGTAAAATCACAAAGTTATAAAAATAAGGATAAAATCATAATTGCACTTCAAAGCAGGGGCAAGAACACCAAAAAATCTATACTGTTCCACGGCATATTTTGGTTACCAAAAATCTGAAGAGAAACTTTTTGCGCTACAAAAATTTTACAATTAAAATTAAAGTTGCAATCAAACCAACTTCATATTAAAACACTCTGTTCCGCAACTTGGGGCTCCTCTCTCCATTGCCGCTGGGACGGGCCGGCCCGTTACACCACCGATCTGCCGAACAATGGGAATAGGCCCTGAGTGGCCCAATGTAGTCCACCGCTTATTTTATTACTTTTATTTTGTTTGAATATTTCTCATTTCAAGTCTGAACGGAACCAAATTCGAAATTTAGCGGGAAAGCGCAAATATGCTACTAAATGCCTTCCCGATTTTCCTTTGGTCGCTGCACCTCCAATGCTACTTTTGAGCTTTGACTAGTTTTCCCTCAATTTGAAGAGGGTGACTATCTTCAGTTTGTATAAATTCTGTGGCGACAGTCATCAAACCGAAATCCAACTCGAGGTTGAGGGAAGCAACGAGACCAAATCCAGCTCGTACACGCAAAACGGGGAGTTCTCAGAGATCTCGAAACGCGGCCTCTGAAGATGGCGAACCTCCAGGGTGCGCAGGTTGAGCAGAACGGTGCCGGCGGCGTACATGTGGAAGACGACGGTGCCGCTCCCCTCAGCAAGACAGCAAAGCACTGGAAGTCGATCCGCTGGCACGCGAGCGGGCTGGACATCGGGCGCACCGACCGAAGGATCGCCGCCCTGTCGATCACCACGCGCCGAGCCCACGACCTCCCTGATCCGGGGTCCGCGCCGGCGGACGGCGACACGGTCCACATGCACACCGCGAGCGGCCCCTCCCAGACGCGCAAGGCGAGCTCCCCGTCGGCCGATGACGCCAGGAGCAGCTCCTGGCGCAACTCGGGCACCCTGCGGCGCCGGTGGCAGTCCCGCGAGACCTCGATCCACGGCGCCGGCCTGCCCCGTGCTCACGTCCAGGGCGAGCACGCTGTAGGCGCGCGTCCCTCCCTGGTTGGTACAGCCAGTGCGCGGCGCCGCCGAGCACGACCCCAGGCTGGGGCGGCTGCACCTACTCGTAGTGCCAGGGGAGGCGTTTCCCGGTGTCGGTGATCGGACCCCACGCGCCCGTCCTGGACGAGTAGGTCTGCGTTCGGAGGCCGCTATCCGCGATGAGCACCTTGAAGGgcacgccgccgccttcgccgtccTTGGGCATGACAACGTGCAGGTCGTCCGCCATCCGTTTGGGCGGGAGGACGTAGCTCCGTCCGGCCACGGGGTCGCACACGCGGAGGCCGGTGTCGTGGTACTGCCCGCGCTTGAGGACCAGCAGCCCGCCGCGCGACGCGACGGGCTCGTACGGCCCGGCGAGCTCGGCCGACAGGCGTGCGATCACGGTGCTGGGCATCAGCGTGGTGGAGCCGGCGGACAATTTGGGTGCGGCGAACAGCGGCGGGAGGCGGGTGCTCTTCTCCTCGCCTTTCCAGCTGCGGCTGCGGTGGTAGAGGCCGATGAGGAAGCGGTCCgaggaggcggcgcggaggcggcggag
Coding sequences within it:
- the LOC112897603 gene encoding transcription termination factor MTEF1, chloroplastic-like, which translates into the protein MVARTRLPLPPPAPSPHTATGAGGGGRGVEFRRKLHFLSSELHLDPFPLLAANPALRSAPLPLLRDSLRLLTSHGLSARDAARVFSAFPTLLTSPPGEPLRFLSADAPLPPPHLRAAVLRSPRLLAASVPDTLRPALLFLRRRVALLREPLPLAAALLLAFSVERTLLPKLLFLRDATGLPDPAVCAVLRRAPAILSYGIETNLTPKLQFLAERMGRDPAVELSEFPHYFAFSLEGRIRPRHDALRERGIEMSLKDMLTSNDDEFRERLIKATLSDTKATL